The sequence taAATAGAAACATTTATAAGCGTAAATTACTTGCACTAGGCAGACGAGGAATTTTTTCAACGCACTGCAATAATAAAACTGCTTTTCCTCCCCATTTCACCACCGAATCCAACTTTGGTGAAAACAGCACCATGTTGCACAACACAGAAAATATTAACAGGTCTGCAGTCGTTGACTCGTATAACCTCCGCTCAGGACTTAGGACGAAAAATCACAATACCTGATGACACCCAGGTTCGACTGATCTTCATTGTAAACACGGGCGCATTGGACTGCGAGAAGCTTCTTCGTCAGATTCGTATAGGTACCTTTGTTTTGGGGATAAACCTTTCTGTAGTCTACGTACCGCTTCTTTGATGAGACTACCGTCGCGAAGTAAATCTTGTAGCATCTCATACGGATCATCACTAGGATTTGACttagtatttttctttgaaaaacagGAATGAATACTGCATGTTCTAGGAGATTTTATACACCACTCACACGATGCATCGCCCCAACTTCGACTAGGAATTTGATATGGCGATGGCCTAGAAGTCCTATTATGTCTTGTTTTGAAACCAGACAATctaagattttctttaatttcagataCTAATTCTTCCATATCACGGGCTAAAAAGTCTTGAGTAGTAGTATTACCAGTAGATAATATACACGTTTCTTCTATGCTAGGCATTTTGTAAACACTAAACAATAACAGCACACAACCAAACCGCACGAAACTCAATAAGTGAATGGGTCAGACATGAGGCCGCTGTGTTATTGTTTTGCTTGCACCAGCGTGAAAACCCCCTCCCCGCTACTTACTGCACAGAAAGTAGTACTTGTAAACAAATGGTTTAAACGTTATTCAGTATTAACTTAATaaccataaaatttaaacaatttaaagaacagatttaaatgaacaaaaatgtatGTTGAGATTAGAAAATTAACAACAACTGTTCGAATGTAAACAAGATTTTTTCTGGAACAAAGGTTGCGGAGTGATACACAATCAAGGTTACTCCACCCCGTAACATCCCAAATGTGACGTCATTCAACGTGGCCAGACCAACACAAAACGGTAGTGTTAAGTAGTGGGGGAAAGGAAGGAGGGaataaacagaaagagaaaattGCAGGTCAGGGAACCCTGAAACTGGAATATTATTCTTGGCTGATGCAATACTTAATTTTTGTGCATTCccattttttcctattaaaacaTTACCAAATATATGCCGCTGTAGGGTCACTATACGTGAGGTTAAGTTTCTCTTTATTAGATgagtaaaaatcatataaatatttttgttgtattaattgcagcgaaataaatttatttaatcactaTAACGCAAAAAACCTGTCATTCCAGGAACATTGAATTTCTTTAAATCCTACTTAAATAACGCCGTGAAAGAATACAGTATCTCATTAATTACGTAAATAACATTTACTGACACTATCTTATTTACTagagtaaacaataaatatattacaacctTCTAGAACAGATGATGTATTAGTCACTCAGTAATATTTCTTTGCTTAATTGACTACACAATGATTACGTAAACACTGTTATTTCAATGATGCTAGTAAAGTTCCGAACATATAATACGCCCACATTCTCAATTTTAGCCAACCTTTTGACAGCCGTTTTATACTGTTATGCTACTAACACAGGtttgtagtaatttatttgttgaactgtatttagaagttacttttgttttgcttcatttataataatggcCGAATGTAggcaacataaataaatatttattcatcgtAAATAACTTTATTGTTCTCTAACTTCTGCAGTTTACTCTTTgaagataaatttacaaaaataaattaatgcgattaaaaaattagggtttttactggtaaaattaaaattataatggacAACGCCAGAGATAGATACGCTTCCAATACAGTAACAATAATGGATTATTTGTATAGTAACGTGCTGCATTTAGCCCCCGTAGAACTTTCGAAGGTATACTACAGATAGCGCATGTCAACAATCTAAGAAAAGACATGTGTGCAGGTTATGGTAGTATTCGCTAGCATAGGTTATGTGTATGTTTTAGTTATACCGAGTatctaatagttataaaaatgtcTGTTTTGCGCAAATGTTTACTGACAAGTGTAAAAACTGGTCGTGAAATTTTTCTTGTTGATAATAAGGAAATTGTTATTGGACGGGGACCATTAACTGAAATTACTGATTCTAAAGTATCAAAATGTCAAGGTAATTTTTAGATgatcttttactaaattttagtttaaatccCCTTCcccaataaaacttttaatcagatcatttaaaaataacagttttttcgaatacatgtatttcaaaattaatattttaatgttatggtAATTTCAACCAGTTGAAACTAGCATAtccaaatgtaatatatatttggtGTAGATCTGTATCTGTGGATAtctgtattcattaaattcatgaTTCAAACGTGTTTTTGTGGTGTTAccagttttataatattcatgaacagtgtatatttcatattttattgcttttacgTTTTACTTACATGTGATAGTCCATTTTCATGTCTGAATTATATTCAGACATGAAAATAGGCAAACAATATGAATGCGAACAAATGACCTTCATGGTTTGATTATCTTACTccttgtaattttaattagaattgtaTACCTAGattaaatattctattgttaATTGCTGTAGATTCTTCAATGAATAAATATGgtgataatatttcaaatttcaaaatagtagccatattaattttaaattgttaaaatataaatagaagtaAAAGGTATCTATAGtgaacaattaatgaaaataaattgaaaaaaataagattatgttcATAAAccatttaccaaaaaaaagtgaataatatttttaaaacatttctaacaacttaattttaaattacgtaattattgttcttctaaaaaatttattgttaagaatAGACCTTTGTGCagataatatgtttattaacatgACAAGAGTTTTGGTTCAGTGTGAAAAAGAATGTTATATGCTTATTCTGGGTGGGATGATTAGATGTGTTGTAGATAGGTGTGTTGTATTGAgttttctaaatgttttaaaagtgtttgttttcttttggttATTATGAGGGCAAAGAAGTTAGGTAATGTCTTTAGTCATATTCTGAGTTGAGTGTGTACTCGCTGCAAGTTGCATTACAGTATGCCATTATCATAGTGGtgccataatatttttttatgtgtgttctattttaaaatatcagataGTTACAAATTGTAACggatatgtatttatttatttgataggaATAAgcgtgtttatattatttatttacagtattttattcttcatagtgaagaaaatgaaatatggCATAAAATTCATTGCAGTGTTTTCTTATTGCAGAATTTTAGCATCAACATACTATAACAATTTC comes from Lycorma delicatula isolate Av1 chromosome 3, ASM4794821v1, whole genome shotgun sequence and encodes:
- the LOC142321149 gene encoding uncharacterized protein LOC142321149, encoding MPSIEETCILSTGNTTTQDFLARDMEELVSEIKENLRLSGFKTRHNRTSRPSPYQIPSRSWGDASCEWCIKSPRTCSIHSCFSKKNTKSNPSDDPYEMLQDLLRDGSLIKEAVRRLQKGLSPKQRYLYESDEEASRSPMRPCLQ